In a single window of the Heliangelus exortis chromosome 1, bHelExo1.hap1, whole genome shotgun sequence genome:
- the CHAMP1 gene encoding chromosome alignment-maintaining phosphoprotein 1, producing the protein MDMLQILRKTTEGLECDHCNFRGTDYESVQIHMGTIHPEYCDEMDAAGLGKLIFYQKSAKLFHCHKCFFTSKMYCNVYYHITSQHAAPDKWKEARKEQVEGDSDPSKKSITSEPQKPALSPESCKPTLSPELSKSEPVVSPKLQKSSESPEPQKSAQATSSEPEKSARSTSPDPEKSAQGTPPDTEKLTSAASPGSEKPSPAVSPDPQKPSPAMSPDPQKPSPTVSPDPQKPAPAASPEPRRHSPGVSPEPRRHSPAVSPEPRRHSPAVSPEPRRHSPAVSPEPRRYSPAVSPEPKKPTPAVSPEPRRYAPAGSPEPRRHPSQMRRPASAASPENRRPAPAVSPESWRPGPTVSPEPWRSTPHEVQKSTVSPWAPKPSMSMSVESRRSAPESRRPGPVVSPEPRRLSSDSWKSTSFSESQKSTLVSSEPWKPISSVYPEGWKPVLSPDTWKHSPPVSPELRKSSHTVSSDSWKASFFPEVRKPGASVSPESWKLSESRKSMFFSETQKSTSAASSEIQKRAHFTEPRKRALFPESRKSNPSVSTDVQKRGVFSEPQNQVSTSAVSTEGQKHALCSEGQKSALVSSEVQKHTLFSEAQKLASISSEVQEPTSFPESHKSVSPEIQKHGFFTESQKPTPSISPETPKQALYTDAQKSAVSLDLQKHAVYSEMQKPAAALSSDVQRRAETTVSSEIQKNILFSEPHKYAHSFSSEPQTPSESGESDFLSHSLDDQKPLDDLFSQDEQSMLAKESPEDLLYSCPKKKPKRENQENSDSELNSSECGKLEMDSMEMKEQESNSDQEPYDMESSDYSKESKIDATMPMQPQCVLQFTEEKEAFISEEEIAKYMKRGKGKYYCKICCCRAMKKGAVLHHLVNKHNVQSPYKCKICGKAFLLESLLKNHVAAHGQSLLKCPRCNFESNFPRGFKKHLTHCQSRHSDDTPKKHMDTLEPLEEQI; encoded by the coding sequence ATGGACATGTTGCAGATACTGCGTAAAACCACAGAAGGCTTAGAATGTGATCACTGCAACTTCAGAGGAACGGACTATGAAAGTGTACAAATTCATATGGGTACCATACACCCAGAGTATTGTGATGAAATGGATGCTGCTGGTTTGGGTAAACTTATATTTTATCAAAAAAGTGCAAAACTGTTTCACTGCCACAAATGTTTCTTTACCAGCAAGATGTATTGCAACGTGTAttatcacatcacatcacaaCATGCAGCACCTGACAAGTGGAAAGAGGCACGGAAAGAACAGGTAGAAGGAGATTCAGATCCCTCCAAAAAAAGCATCACATCGGAGCCACAGAAACCTGCCCTTTCCCCTGAGTCATGCAAACCTACCCTTTCTCCTGAACTCTCCAAATCTGAACCTGTTGTTTCCCCCAAGCTTCAGAAATCATCAGAGTCCCCAGAGCCCCAGAAGTCAGCACAAGCTACTTCCTCAGAACCAGAGAAGTCAGCCCGGAGCACATCCCCAGATCCTGAGAAGTCAGCCCAGGGCACACCTCCAGATACAGAAAAGTTAACCTCGGCTGCATCCCCAGGCTCAGAGAAGCCATCCCCTGCTGTGTCTCCTGACCCACAGAAGCCATCCCCTGCCATGTCCCCCGACCCACAGAAGCCATCTCCGACTGTGTCCCCTGACCCCCAGaagccagccccagctgcatcTCCAGAGCCCCGTCGCCATTCCCCAGGAGTGTCTCCAGAGCCCCGGCGCCATTCCCCGGCGGTGTCTCCAGAGCCCCGGCGCCATTCTCCCGCCGTGTCACCAGAGCCCCGGCGCCATTCTCCTGCCGTGTCACCAGAGCCTCGCAGATACTCTCCAGCCGTGTCACCGGAGCCAAAGAAACCTACTCCAGCAGTGTCCCCTGAACCACGAAGGTATGCTCCAGCTGGGTCTCCCGAGCCTCGGAGGCATCCTTCCCAAATGCGAAGgcctgcttctgctgcttctccgGAAAACCGCAGGCCCGCTCCTGCAGTTTCGCCAGAATCGTGGAGACCTGGTCCGACTGTTTCCCCTGAGCCGTGGAGATCTACCCCTCATGAGGTGCAGAAATCCACGGTTTCTCCCTGGGCTCCAAAGCCTTCCATGTCAATGTCTGTAGAGTCCCGGAGGTCTGCCCCTGAGTCCCGAAGGCCTGGCCCCGTTGTGTCGCCAGAGCCTAGGAGGCTCTCTTCTGATTCGTGGAAATCTACGTCCTTTTCTGAATCCCAAAAGTCTACTCTTGTTTCTTCTGAGCCATGGAAACCCATCTCATCTGTTTACCCTGAAGGGTGGAAACCTGTTCTGTCCCCTGACACGTGGAAGCATTCTCCCCCTGTTTCTCCTGAGCTTCGAAAGTCTAGTCATACTGTTTCCTCTGACTCTTGGAAGGcttctttcttccctgaagTCCGTAAGCCTGGTGCTTCGGTATCTCCTGAATCTTGGAAACTCTCCGAGTCCCGaaaatcaatgtttttttctgaaactcagaaatccacttctgctgcttcctctgagATTCAGAAGCGGGCTCATTTTACTGAACCTCGGAAAAGAGCTCTCTTCCCAGAGTCTCGTAAATCTAATCCAAGTGTTTCTACTGATGTCCAGAAACGTGGTGTCTTTTCTGAGCCCCAGAATCAGGTGTCTACTTCTGCTGTTTCTACTGAAGGTCAAAAACATGCCCTGTGTTCTGAAGGCCAGAAATCTGCTCTTGTTTCTTCTGAAGTCCAGAAGCACACCCTATTTTCTGAAGCCCAGAAACTTGCTTCCATTTCCTCTGAAGTTCAGGAGCCTACTTCCTTTCCAGAGTCTCACAAATCTGTTTCTCCTGAAATTCAGAAACATGGCTTCTTTACTGAGTCCCAGAAACCTACTCCTTCTATTTCTCCTGAGACCCCCAAACAAGCTCTTTATACTGACGCCCAGAAATCTGCTGTCTCCCTTGATCTTCAGAAGCATGCTGTATATTCTGAGATGCAGaaacctgctgctgctttatccTCTGATGTCCAGAGACGTGCTGAAACTACTGTGTCTTCTGAAATCCAGAAGAACATCCTGTTTTCCGAGCCTCACAAATATGCTCACAGTTTTTCCTCTGAGCCCCAGACACCTAGTGAGTCTGGTGAGAGTGACTTCCTTTCACACAGTTTAGATGATCAGAAACCACTGGATGATTTATTCTCACAGGATGAACAATCAATGTTAGCCAAAGAATCACCAGAAGACCTGTTATATTCTTGCCCAAAAAAGAAGCCCAAGagggaaaaccaggaaaactCAGATTCTGAACTAAATAGCAGCGAGTGTGGAAAACTGGAGATGGACTCGATGGAGATGAAGGAGCAAGAATCCAACAGTGATCAAGAGCCATATGATATGGAGTCATCTGATTACAGCAAAGAGAGCAAAATAGATGCAACTATGCCCATGCAGCCACAGTGTGTGCTGCAGTTTACTGAGGAGAAAGAAGCTTTCAtctctgaggaagaaatagCAAAATACATGAAGCGTGGCAAGGGAAAGTATTATTGTAAAATCTGTTGCTGTCGTGCAATGAAGAAAGGTGCTGTCTTGCACCATTTAGTTAATAAGCATAACGTTCAAAGCCCATACAAATGTAAAATATGTGGCAAAGCATTTCTCTTGgagtctcttcttaaaaaccatGTTGCTGCTCATGGTCAGAGTTTGTTGAAGTGTCCACGTTGTAATTTTGAATCAAATTTCCCCCGAGGCTTTAAGAAACATTTAACCCACTGCCAAAGCCGTCATAGTGATGATACACCGAAAAAGCACATGGACACCCTTGAACCACTTGAAGAACAAATTtaa